The Panicum hallii strain FIL2 chromosome 9, PHallii_v3.1, whole genome shotgun sequence genome has a window encoding:
- the LOC112876692 gene encoding SEC1 family transport protein SLY1 produces the protein MALSLRRKQLDVIVRMLHLNQQQLPNGGEGQGEEEAYKLLVMDPPCISLLSPVLKVGDLRRHGVTLTLGIDRPRQAVADAPAVYLVRPTLSNVDRIAADAAAGLYASFHVNFSTSVPRPLLERLAASCAASPPACAGRLARVADQYIDFVCLEEGLFSLAQPRAYVALNDPAAADADITSLVDAVALGLFCVFATLGVVPVIRCARGGPSEMVAAALDARLRDHLLVKPNLFTEAASAAVASFQRPVLCLFDRNFELSVGVQHDWSYRPLVHDVLGLKLNKLKLPAEKYELDDSDKFWVTNSWSPFPKVAEEIEAQLAKYKQDVDEVNQRTGGGSGVEFDGTDLIGNTRHLMNAVNSLPELTERKKIIDKHTNIATALLGHIKERSLDGYCDCENDMLVNGTVDRNTLLSLLRGKGTKEDKLRLAVTYLLSFETPPSSELEQVEAALRESEVDMSAFQYVKRIKALNTQFAGASGTATKSNIVDWAEKLYGQSLSAVTAGVKNLLSDGRQLALTRTVEALMEGKPNPEVDDYLLFDPRAPRSGTGGQFKGPFREAIVFMIGGGNYIEYRSLMELEQRTQPSKHVIYGATEILSGAEFIHQLAELGQKAGLGGGSSNIPPGAEQ, from the exons ATGGCGCTCAGCCTCCGCCGCAAGCAGCTCG ATGTGATCGTGCGGATGCTGCATCTGAACCAGCAGCAGTTgccgaacggcggcgaggggcagggGGAGGAAGAGGCGTACAAGCTCCTGGTGATGGACCCGCCCTGCATCTCCCTCCTCTCGCCGGTGCTCAAGGTTGGCGACCTCCGCCGCCACGGCGTCACCCTCACTCTCGGCATCGACCGGCCGCGGCAGGCGGTCGCCGACGCGCCGGCCGTCTACCTTGTCCGCCCCACGCTGTCCAACGTCGACCGcatcgccgccgacgccgctgcGGGCCTCTACGCGTCGTTCCACGTCAATTTCTCCACTTCCGTTCCGCGGCCCTTGCTCGAGCGCCTCGCCGCCTCCTGCGCCGCCTCGCCTCCCGCGTGCGCGGGCCGCTTGGCCCGCGTCGCCGACCAGTACATCGATTTCGTCTGCCTCGAGGAGGGGCTCTTCTCGCTGGCCCAGCCCCGTGCTTACGTCGCGCTCAACGACCCCGCTGCTGCCGACGCCGACATCACTTCCCTCGTCGACGCCGTCGCTCTGGGCCTCTTCTGCGTCTTCGCCACCCTCGGTGTGGTGCCTGTTATCAGGTGCGCTCGCGGGGGCCCTTCAGAGATGGTCGCCGCTGCGCTTGATGCCCGGCTCCGCGATCACCTACTTGTCAAGCCCAACCTCTTCACGGAGGCTGCATCTGCCGCTGTTGCCTCGTTCCAGCGCCCTGTGCTGTGCCTCTTCGACAGGAATTTCGAGCTCTCTGTTGGAGTGCAGCACGACTGGAGCTACCGGCCGTTGGTCCATGATGTGCTTGGTTTGAAGCTTAACAAGCTGAAATTACCTGCAGAGAAGTATGAATTAGATGACTCTGATAAATTCTGGGTCACAAATAGCTGGTCACCGTTCCCCAAAGTCGCTGAGGAAATTGAGGCGCAGCTTGCCAAGTACAAGCAGGATGTGGATGAGGTGAACCAGCGCACTGGTGGTGGCAGTGGAGTTGAGTTCGATGGAACTGATCTGATTGGCAACACAAGGCATCTCATGAATGCGGTGAATTCACTCCCTGAGCTGACAGAACGGAAGAAGATAATTGATAAGCACACAAACATTGCAACAGCATTGCTTGGGCATATTAAGGAGAGGTCTCTGGATGGATACTGTGACTGTGAGAATGATATGCTTGTGAATGGCACTGTGGATCGGAACACACTGCTGAGCCTCCTTAGAGGCAAGGGCACTAAGGAAGATAAGCTTCGGCTAGCTGTGACCTACCTGCTGTCCTTTGAGACACCGCCATCATCGGAATTGGAGCAGGTTGAGGCTGCACTTCGGGAATCGGAAGTAGATATGTCAGCATTTCAGTATGTGAAGAGGATAAAGGCATTGAACACTCAATTTGCTGGTGCATCAGGCACAGCAACCAAGAGCAACATTGTCGATTGGGCCGAGAAGCTTTATGGGCAGTCCCTTAGCGCTGTGACTGCAGGCGTGAAGAATCTCTTATCAGATGGGAGGCAGCTGGCGTTGACAAGGACAGTTGAAGCTCTGATGGAAGGGAAACCAAACCCAGAGGTGGATGACTACCTCCTTTTTGACCCACGAGCCCCTAGGTCAGGAACTGGTGGTCAGTTTAAAGGACCCTTCAGAGAAGCTATTGTTTTCATGATCGGTGGTGGAAATTACATTGAGTACAGGAGCTTGATGGAGCTAGAACAACGCACACAGCCTTCGAAGCATGTTATATATGGTGCAACAGAAATTCTTAGCGGTGCGGAGTTTATTCACCAACTTGCGGAATTGGGGCAGAAAGCTGGATTGGGTGGTGGCAGCAGCAACATACCACCAGGTGCTGAGCAGTAG